A region of the Anaerobiospirillum thomasii genome:
GTGAGCTTATGTCAGAGGCACAAAAGGAGCTGCATCTAGCTCAGGAGAAGCTAAAAGAGCAAGATGCTCAAATTGCTAAAAAGGATGAAAGGATAAAAGAGCTTGAGTCTCTTTTAGCGGAGCAAACCAAGACCAACGCACATTTAACCAAGCGGCTGGAGCAGCAAAGCGATGACAAGCAGCAGGCTATACTGGAGGCTATAGCCAGGCTTGGTAAATAAAACTGGGTAAAGTAGACAAGGGCTGGCTTAAAAGCTGGCCTTTTTTGTTGAGTATCCACTTGATTATAATCAAAAAATTACAATTAAAGGAACATTTAAAGGTACAAGTTAAAAGAACATGTTCTTTTAATTAAAGGAGCATGTTCTTTTAATTAAAGGAGCATGTTCTTTTTAGACAAAAGGAGCGTGTTCCTTTAATTTACATATTATGTGACATATGACGCCAATATGTTAGATATCTCTCAAAAACAATACAAGTTATGGTGCTTTTAAAGATCTTCTAAAAAAATATTTCAAGATCTTCTAGCGTAGCACAGCCAGATCTTTATGGACAATATTTCCTTATGTATCAATATGTTGTTATTGAAATTTGTTTTGCTACACTAGCTAGATTTAAGCCTCATGGGTTCAAAGTAACGGGAATTTCTACAAAAATAAGGTATTGACAAATTAAAAATGATGATGAAATAATAAAAAAGTAAGCCAAAAGGGATGAGATTTTGTCTTTTTGTGAGCTAAAAATACCCCAGAAGGTCATATTAAAAATTACCACTCCACGGATCTTCTAACACAAGATCGTCAGATCTTCTTCGCAATATTCAACACTATCCAAGGATTACTTTGCAGACATGCTTGAGCGTATCAGTGACATTAGAGAAAGTTCACGCACCTTTTATCAAAAGCTTACTGACATCTATGCTCAATGCTCTGTAGATTACAGCAAGAATGCTGCTATAACACTAAGTTTTTATAAAAGGGTTAGTTGCAGACTTTACTGGGCTATAACACAGCACTTACATAATATCTCAGTCCAGGCTTATGCTATACAGCCTGATTTTAAGATGACAGATAATCTTCAGCATCTTGTATCCATGTATCTTGATTATGCTCAAAGCCTGGCTTCACATGATATTGGACTTACCATGGCTGACTGGGTTGCACGCATTGATGTTTTATTGCAGTTTAATAAAGAAGATCTTCTTTACGATCCTCAGGGCAGGGTCTGTAAAGCTATAACCCAAGCCTTATCT
Encoded here:
- the rhuM gene encoding RhuM family protein, encoding MVRSSSQYSTLSKDYFADMLERISDIRESSRTFYQKLTDIYAQCSVDYSKNAAITLSFYKRVSCRLYWAITQHLHNISVQAYAIQPDFKMTDNLQHLVSMYLDYAQSLASHDIGLTMADWVARIDVLLQFNKEDLLYDPQGRVCKAITQALSINDYQLYKTQWAESYQPDYDSFIDLPSFGTR